In Deltaproteobacteria bacterium, a single genomic region encodes these proteins:
- a CDS encoding NAD(P)/FAD-dependent oxidoreductase yields the protein MAGARVVEEILQRDAQRFAITMFGAEPYGNYNRILLSNVLSGSQQMEEIFLNPLLWYSERNIALHAGVKATSIDRVRRLVIGKPMRPTSLPYGLDGCDQSATPIAESYDQVIIATGSRPFLPPMEGMDTPGVFQFRTVDDCGQIASYAKQCKKAIVIGGGLLGLEAARGLLTHRVEVTVLEAMPQLMTAQLDPESATLLKTTMERMGVQVLLEQIATHILGDERVTGLRFKDGSTLETDMVVVSAGIRPITEIAKDSGLTVEKGIVCDDQMRTSDPDIFAVGECVQHRGVLYGLVDPIWEQAATLADIITEKNPQAAYVGSKLATKLKVMGVQLASMGATKPAQPDDEVVLYREPSRGVYKKLIIRDDKLVGGILLGETDTAGVLTQMFTLETVLPERRADLLFGSSNGAPILSVFDLPDHAQICNCNGVSKGGIKEAILIGKCHSVSKVGAHTKAGMGCGSCKSLIMQLLEVYAGEVVEDPSEHYYVPGVPLTKPELIAAIKAQGLKSVSAVFRELAGGKEDPGSKVGLASLLKSLWPHEYEDERDARFINDRVHANIQRDGTFSVIPRIYGGVTSAAELKKIAEVAEKYQAKMVKLTGGQRIDLLGFKKADLPAVWKELGIPSGHAYTKAFRTCKSCVGTDFCRYGLGDSIALSQKIERRFQGIESPHKMKLATAGCPRNCSEAYVKDLGAVAIEGGQWEIYLGGAAGGSVRKGDLLCTVTSHDEVLRYMGRFMQYYRENGKYLERSYGFVERLGIEKLRDVLVHDTEGIGTRLDAEIEAAVAAYKDPWEEATKPVHENQFTNPLAVSVREEEVRA from the coding sequence ATGGCGGGTGCCCGAGTCGTTGAGGAGATTCTGCAACGAGACGCGCAGCGGTTCGCCATCACCATGTTCGGGGCCGAACCCTACGGCAATTACAACCGCATTCTCTTGTCCAATGTGTTGAGTGGCTCCCAACAAATGGAGGAAATTTTCCTCAATCCGCTGCTTTGGTACAGCGAACGCAACATTGCGCTGCACGCCGGAGTCAAAGCGACGTCGATTGATCGCGTGCGCCGGCTCGTCATCGGCAAACCGATGCGCCCCACTTCTCTTCCCTACGGGCTGGACGGCTGCGATCAATCGGCGACCCCCATCGCAGAGTCCTACGATCAGGTGATCATCGCCACCGGCTCGCGCCCGTTCCTCCCGCCAATGGAGGGCATGGACACACCCGGCGTATTCCAGTTCCGCACGGTTGATGACTGTGGGCAGATCGCCTCCTACGCGAAGCAGTGCAAGAAAGCCATCGTCATCGGCGGTGGTTTATTAGGACTCGAGGCGGCTCGTGGTCTCCTCACGCATAGAGTCGAGGTGACCGTGCTCGAAGCCATGCCGCAGTTGATGACCGCACAACTCGACCCCGAATCCGCCACCCTGCTCAAGACCACGATGGAACGGATGGGCGTTCAGGTCCTGTTGGAACAGATTGCCACGCACATTTTGGGAGACGAACGCGTCACTGGGCTGCGGTTCAAAGACGGCTCCACCCTTGAGACCGATATGGTCGTCGTCAGCGCCGGGATTCGACCGATCACCGAAATCGCCAAGGATTCTGGACTGACGGTCGAAAAAGGCATCGTCTGCGACGACCAGATGCGCACCAGTGATCCCGATATTTTCGCCGTCGGTGAGTGCGTCCAACATCGCGGCGTGCTCTATGGCTTAGTTGATCCCATCTGGGAACAGGCCGCGACGCTCGCCGACATTATCACGGAAAAGAATCCACAGGCTGCATATGTAGGGTCTAAGTTAGCGACAAAACTGAAGGTCATGGGCGTCCAGCTCGCCTCCATGGGGGCGACGAAACCAGCGCAACCAGACGACGAAGTTGTGCTCTACCGTGAGCCATCTCGGGGTGTGTATAAAAAACTGATCATTCGTGACGACAAGCTCGTCGGCGGGATTCTGCTAGGCGAAACCGACACTGCCGGCGTGCTGACGCAGATGTTCACGTTGGAAACCGTGTTGCCGGAACGGCGTGCGGATCTTCTCTTCGGCTCCTCCAACGGCGCGCCGATTCTGTCGGTGTTCGATCTGCCCGATCATGCGCAAATTTGTAACTGCAATGGCGTTTCCAAGGGCGGCATTAAAGAAGCGATCCTCATCGGCAAGTGTCATTCGGTCTCCAAGGTCGGAGCGCATACCAAAGCCGGGATGGGCTGTGGCAGTTGCAAAAGCCTTATCATGCAGCTCCTCGAAGTCTACGCCGGTGAAGTCGTCGAAGATCCCAGTGAGCATTACTACGTCCCTGGCGTGCCGTTGACGAAGCCGGAACTCATCGCCGCGATCAAAGCCCAAGGGCTCAAAAGTGTCAGTGCCGTCTTCCGTGAACTTGCGGGTGGCAAGGAAGATCCCGGCAGCAAAGTGGGGTTGGCGTCGCTGCTCAAGTCGCTGTGGCCCCATGAGTATGAAGACGAACGCGACGCCCGGTTCATCAACGATCGCGTGCACGCCAACATTCAACGGGACGGCACCTTTAGTGTTATTCCACGCATCTACGGCGGTGTCACCTCGGCGGCTGAACTCAAAAAGATCGCTGAAGTCGCGGAAAAGTACCAGGCGAAGATGGTCAAACTTACCGGTGGTCAGCGCATCGATCTGTTGGGCTTCAAAAAAGCCGACCTTCCTGCCGTCTGGAAAGAGTTAGGGATACCGAGCGGTCACGCCTACACAAAGGCGTTCCGCACCTGTAAGAGCTGTGTCGGCACGGATTTTTGTCGCTACGGTCTGGGCGATTCCATCGCGCTTTCACAAAAGATCGAACGACGGTTTCAGGGCATCGAGTCGCCGCACAAGATGAAGCTCGCCACCGCCGGATGCCCGCGCAATTGCTCCGAAGCGTATGTGAAGGATCTCGGCGCGGTCGCCATCGAAGGCGGCCAGTGGGAAATCTACCTCGGCGGCGCGGCTGGCGGTTCGGTGCGCAAAGGCGATCTACTCTGCACGGTCACCAGCCATGACGAAGTCCTCAGGTATATGGGTCGCTTCATGCAGTACTACCGTGAGAATGGAAAATATCTGGAGCGCAGCTACGGCTTTGTCGAACGCCTCGGTATTGAGAAGCTACGAGACGTCCTCGTCCATGACACCGAAGGCATCGGTACGCGGCTCGATGCCGAGATCGAAGCGGCGGTCGCCGCCTACAAAGACCCGTGGGAAGAAGCTACAAAACCTGTCCACGAAAACCAGTTCACGAACCCGCTGGCAGTGTCGGTGCGGGAAGAGGAGGTGCGAGCATGA
- a CDS encoding molybdopterin-dependent oxidoreductase, with the protein MAHLPLPEAQLIDQYGPHLNYEPPGGWHAGGPPDRLVKTHCCFCGIQCGIQLKVKDEKVVGFEPWTDFPVNEGKLCPKGVKRYLQNNHPDRILAPLLRTKRGFEQFPWEDALSLVAGNMRRIQKAYGKDAFAILSGASMTNEKSYLMGKFARVALGTANIDYNGRLCMVSAGAGNKMAFGMDRAANPWSDIPLAQCIIVTGSNVGECFPILTDYLWRARDNGAKLIVIDPRMTPIARTADLFLPVRPGRDSALMNGILHVLVERGWIDQAFIDAHTTGFEQVLETVKAYPPQRTAEITGVPAASIVRAAELWAEAERSMLMHARGIEHHTKGVENVLSCINLVLATGRIGRPGCGYGTITGQGNGQGGREHGQRCNQLPGGRDIENPQHRQEIATFWGVEESELPQKGLTAVELFNAINDGTIKGLLSISFNPLVSLPDAALTRAALEKLEFYAVIEPFMSETARHADVILAGSLQEEDEGTVTNGEGRVIRLRQSVKPPGDARVDWDIIIDLAQRLGKGEFFPYTKTEDIFQELCRASAGAPIDYSGISYAKIEHNMGVFWPCPAPDHPGTPRLFEGGVFAHPDGKARFHVIEYRPPAEDIDAEYPLFMTSGRVVSQYLSGTQTRRIGPLVDQYPGPQVEMHPQLATQLGVKNGEIVRVESRRGELTLPALVVKTIRPDTIFIPYHWPGDQSANRVTNRALDPISKIPEFKVCAVRVTKATPPVVPLIRVVPFNGHGAAKGEQVQ; encoded by the coding sequence ATGGCGCACCTTCCTTTGCCTGAAGCACAACTCATCGATCAGTACGGCCCACATTTGAACTACGAGCCGCCTGGTGGTTGGCACGCTGGCGGCCCACCGGATCGCCTAGTGAAAACCCACTGCTGCTTCTGCGGCATCCAATGTGGGATTCAATTGAAAGTGAAGGATGAGAAGGTCGTCGGGTTCGAGCCGTGGACGGATTTCCCCGTCAATGAGGGCAAGCTCTGTCCCAAAGGCGTCAAACGTTATCTGCAAAACAACCACCCCGACCGCATCCTGGCGCCGTTACTGCGCACCAAAAGGGGGTTTGAGCAGTTCCCCTGGGAAGACGCGCTGTCACTGGTGGCCGGCAACATGCGTCGCATCCAAAAGGCTTATGGCAAAGACGCCTTTGCCATTCTCTCGGGCGCGTCGATGACCAACGAGAAATCCTATCTCATGGGCAAGTTCGCTCGCGTCGCCCTGGGTACGGCCAACATCGACTACAATGGCCGGCTGTGCATGGTGTCCGCCGGCGCTGGCAACAAGATGGCCTTCGGGATGGATCGTGCGGCTAACCCCTGGAGTGATATTCCTCTGGCCCAATGCATCATCGTCACCGGCAGCAACGTCGGCGAGTGTTTTCCCATTCTGACTGATTACTTGTGGCGGGCGCGCGACAACGGCGCCAAGCTGATTGTAATCGATCCGCGCATGACGCCGATTGCGCGCACTGCGGACCTCTTCTTGCCCGTGCGGCCCGGACGCGATAGCGCCCTGATGAACGGCATCCTGCATGTGCTGGTCGAACGCGGGTGGATCGACCAAGCGTTTATCGACGCCCATACGACGGGATTCGAGCAGGTACTTGAGACCGTCAAAGCGTATCCGCCCCAGCGGACGGCGGAGATTACCGGCGTACCGGCGGCCAGTATCGTCCGCGCCGCCGAGCTGTGGGCGGAAGCCGAACGCTCGATGCTCATGCACGCCCGCGGCATCGAACACCATACCAAAGGCGTCGAGAACGTGCTCTCCTGCATTAACCTAGTACTGGCCACCGGGCGGATCGGTCGTCCCGGCTGCGGCTACGGCACGATTACCGGCCAGGGCAACGGCCAGGGCGGGCGCGAACACGGTCAACGTTGCAATCAACTGCCGGGCGGCCGCGACATTGAAAACCCGCAACATCGCCAGGAGATCGCAACGTTTTGGGGTGTTGAAGAATCCGAGCTGCCGCAAAAAGGCCTCACTGCGGTGGAGCTGTTTAACGCTATCAACGACGGCACCATCAAAGGGCTACTGTCGATCTCGTTTAACCCGCTGGTCTCCCTGCCCGACGCGGCGCTGACCAGGGCGGCATTAGAGAAGCTGGAATTTTATGCGGTGATCGAGCCGTTCATGTCGGAGACCGCGCGGCACGCCGATGTCATTCTCGCTGGCTCTCTGCAAGAGGAAGATGAGGGCACCGTCACTAACGGCGAGGGGCGCGTGATTCGTCTCCGGCAATCGGTGAAGCCGCCGGGCGATGCGCGGGTGGACTGGGATATTATTATTGACCTTGCCCAACGTCTGGGGAAGGGTGAGTTTTTTCCGTACACCAAAACGGAGGACATCTTCCAGGAGCTGTGTCGCGCCTCGGCGGGAGCGCCGATCGATTATTCCGGCATCAGCTACGCCAAGATCGAACACAACATGGGCGTCTTCTGGCCGTGCCCGGCACCGGACCACCCCGGCACGCCACGGTTGTTTGAAGGCGGCGTGTTTGCGCATCCTGACGGCAAGGCTCGTTTCCACGTCATAGAATATCGGCCACCGGCCGAAGATATTGACGCTGAGTACCCGCTGTTCATGACCAGTGGCCGGGTAGTGTCGCAGTATCTCAGCGGCACGCAGACACGCCGCATCGGCCCGCTGGTGGATCAGTATCCCGGGCCGCAAGTAGAGATGCACCCGCAACTAGCCACACAACTGGGCGTTAAGAACGGCGAGATCGTACGCGTCGAAAGCCGTCGCGGGGAACTGACGCTGCCGGCGTTGGTGGTGAAAACCATCCGTCCCGATACGATTTTCATCCCTTACCATTGGCCTGGAGACCAGTCGGCCAACCGCGTAACCAATCGCGCGCTAGATCCCATTTCCAAAATCCCCGAATTCAAGGTCTGCGCCGTGCGGGTGACGAAGGCGACGCCGCCAGTTGTTCCTCTCATCCGAGTCGTTCCCTTTAATGGACATGGCGCGGCCAAAGGAGAGCAGGTCCAGTGA
- a CDS encoding NarK/NasA family nitrate transporter codes for MNVKEFRRAGHWPTLFSAFLYFDVSFMVWVLLGALGVFIAQDFGLTASQKGFLVALPLLAGACLRLPMGIIADRFGPKRVGAIGLLLTTVPLLWGWLGAASLTEVYVIGVLLGVAGSSFAVALPLASRWYPPEYQGLAMGIAGAGNSGTIIAALAAPRLADYFGWHEVFGLALLPILGALAVYLLCAQESPTRPAPQQFGSYLAVLKERDLWRFNLFYMVTFGGFVGLASFLAIFLHDEYGVSRIAAGNLTALCVCAGSFVRPLGGHLADRLGGVPLLMLLFWMIGLFMLVLSQLPALPVAVLFLCVTMALLGMGNGAVFQLVPQRFRHEIGVATGLVGATGGLGGFLLPSLLGVCKDLFGFYGAGFLVFGLVALAALLSLLTIQQVWRESWAGDGTSVVLAGAER; via the coding sequence GTGAATGTAAAAGAATTTCGCCGAGCCGGACACTGGCCGACTTTGTTCAGCGCGTTTCTCTACTTCGACGTCAGCTTCATGGTGTGGGTGCTGCTCGGCGCTCTGGGTGTGTTTATCGCCCAGGACTTTGGCTTGACCGCTTCACAAAAAGGGTTTCTGGTCGCGCTGCCCTTGCTCGCCGGGGCGTGTCTGCGTCTGCCGATGGGCATTATCGCTGACCGTTTCGGTCCCAAACGGGTCGGTGCCATCGGCTTACTGCTGACCACCGTGCCGCTGCTGTGGGGCTGGCTCGGCGCGGCGTCGCTGACCGAAGTCTATGTCATTGGCGTCCTGCTCGGCGTGGCCGGGTCGAGCTTCGCGGTCGCGCTCCCCCTGGCGAGCCGATGGTACCCGCCGGAGTATCAAGGGTTGGCAATGGGTATCGCCGGCGCCGGGAACAGCGGCACGATAATCGCCGCGCTGGCGGCGCCGCGATTGGCGGACTACTTCGGCTGGCACGAGGTCTTCGGGCTGGCGCTGCTCCCGATTCTCGGTGCGTTGGCGGTGTATCTCCTCTGCGCGCAGGAGAGCCCCACGCGCCCGGCACCCCAACAGTTCGGCTCCTACTTGGCGGTGCTCAAGGAGCGCGATTTGTGGCGATTTAATCTATTCTACATGGTAACTTTTGGCGGCTTTGTCGGGCTGGCTAGTTTCCTCGCCATCTTTCTCCATGACGAATACGGTGTGTCGCGTATTGCCGCCGGCAACCTGACGGCCCTGTGCGTCTGCGCCGGCAGTTTCGTGCGTCCGCTCGGCGGTCACCTAGCCGACCGGCTGGGTGGTGTTCCTCTCCTCATGCTCCTCTTTTGGATGATCGGCCTGTTTATGTTGGTGCTCAGTCAGCTCCCGGCCTTGCCGGTGGCGGTGCTGTTTCTGTGCGTCACCATGGCGCTCCTAGGCATGGGGAATGGCGCAGTGTTTCAACTGGTCCCGCAACGCTTTCGTCACGAGATTGGGGTGGCCACGGGTCTGGTCGGCGCTACCGGTGGGCTCGGTGGATTTTTGCTTCCCTCGCTGTTGGGCGTCTGTAAAGATCTCTTCGGTTTCTACGGTGCCGGGTTCCTGGTGTTCGGTCTCGTTGCGCTGGCGGCGTTACTATCGCTGCTGACCATCCAGCAGGTCTGGCGGGAGAGTTGGGCTGGTGATGGGACAAGCGTCGTCCTGGCAGGGGCGGAGCGATGA
- a CDS encoding ubiquinol-cytochrome c reductase iron-sulfur subunit has translation MTNRTNPPPQSPGFPINWEDEHQVTRRTFVTFLLLLSTTFVASTGLIGLLNWLRRRQASQLAPLRIAQLQEIPIGGVTLFHYPTASDPCLLIHPSAEIFLAYSQKCTHLSCPVLYQAAERQFYCPCHAGRFAVEDGRPLSGPPKRPLPRIEIKVTGDEIWAVGVQA, from the coding sequence ATGACAAACCGCACCAATCCTCCCCCCCAATCCCCGGGCTTCCCCATTAACTGGGAAGACGAACACCAGGTCACCCGCCGAACGTTCGTGACTTTTCTCCTGCTCTTGTCCACCACGTTTGTGGCGAGCACGGGACTCATCGGGCTGTTAAACTGGCTACGGCGTCGACAGGCGTCGCAGCTCGCTCCTCTACGCATCGCTCAACTTCAAGAGATTCCCATCGGCGGAGTCACACTGTTCCATTACCCCACTGCCAGCGATCCCTGTCTCCTGATTCACCCATCGGCAGAGATCTTCCTCGCCTACAGTCAGAAATGCACTCACCTCTCTTGCCCGGTGCTGTATCAGGCCGCCGAGCGGCAATTCTATTGTCCCTGTCATGCCGGCCGGTTTGCGGTGGAAGATGGACGCCCGCTGTCCGGCCCGCCCAAACGTCCGTTACCGCGCATTGAGATCAAAGTCACCGGCGATGAAATTTGGGCCGTTGGAGTACAAGCATGA
- a CDS encoding ubiquinone/menaquinone biosynthesis methyltransferase codes for MPFLFSFSPFIYPILMNPFSPPPHSLPSETDKASVVRAMFDRIAPRYDLLNRLLSFRLDQSWRRETIRALSLSPADVVLDVACGTGDLSELAARTGARVIGVDFSGNMLVAARQRRIGAEFVQADASRLPFRSGAASALVSGFALRNFVSIPAVLQEAARVVTPGGRVAFLDVDTPRTALLRWGHGVYFNRLVPLLGALLSDAWAYSYLPRSVAYLPEPEVMQRMFESAGFRNVVRRQLSGGIAQLLTATR; via the coding sequence ATGCCCTTCCTTTTCTCCTTTTCTCCATTTATCTATCCAATCCTTATGAATCCGTTCTCTCCGCCACCGCATTCTCTGCCGTCGGAAACGGACAAAGCGTCGGTCGTGCGCGCGATGTTCGACCGCATCGCGCCACGTTACGATTTGCTCAATCGGCTGCTATCTTTCCGCTTGGATCAATCCTGGCGGCGAGAGACGATTCGGGCACTGAGCTTATCTCCTGCCGATGTGGTGCTCGATGTGGCCTGTGGCACTGGCGATTTGAGCGAGCTGGCCGCGCGCACCGGCGCGCGCGTGATTGGTGTGGATTTTTCCGGCAACATGCTCGTTGCCGCTCGGCAGCGGCGGATTGGTGCCGAGTTCGTGCAAGCCGACGCCAGTCGCCTCCCGTTTCGTTCTGGGGCGGCGTCGGCGTTAGTCTCTGGGTTTGCGCTGCGGAATTTTGTCTCGATTCCCGCAGTGTTGCAGGAAGCGGCGCGGGTCGTGACTCCCGGAGGTCGGGTAGCGTTCTTGGATGTGGACACTCCACGCACTGCCCTGCTGCGGTGGGGGCACGGAGTATATTTCAATCGCCTGGTGCCGCTGCTCGGGGCACTGTTGTCCGACGCTTGGGCGTACTCTTACCTGCCGCGCTCCGTCGCCTATTTGCCAGAGCCAGAGGTTATGCAACGCATGTTCGAGAGCGCTGGTTTCCGTAACGTAGTCAGACGCCAGCTTTCCGGGGGCATCGCCCAGTTGCTGACCGCAACTCGATAA
- the nirD gene encoding nitrite reductase small subunit NirD has product MTPFEERVERRWSDGKTTWRSVDLGTVDSVPLGEGRAYTVNNLGIAVFRQRDGQLFATESTCPHRNGPLADGLVGDGKVICPLHAQKFDLTTGHCAGEDMAIRTYPVREVHGHIVVEIGPQTLA; this is encoded by the coding sequence ATGACCCCGTTCGAAGAACGCGTGGAAAGACGGTGGAGTGACGGCAAAACAACGTGGCGCTCAGTGGATCTCGGTACGGTGGATTCGGTTCCGTTAGGTGAGGGGCGGGCTTACACCGTCAACAACCTGGGCATCGCGGTGTTTCGCCAGCGCGATGGACAACTCTTTGCCACCGAGAGTACGTGTCCGCATCGCAACGGCCCGCTGGCGGACGGCCTTGTTGGCGACGGCAAAGTCATCTGTCCCCTGCACGCACAGAAATTCGATCTCACCACGGGACACTGTGCGGGCGAAGACATGGCAATTCGCACCTACCCTGTGCGTGAGGTGCATGGACACATCGTGGTCGAAATCGGCCCTCAGACTCTTGCTTAA
- a CDS encoding type II toxin-antitoxin system PemK/MazF family toxin: MSSPKRGEVWMVDLGLAAKVRPCLVLSVPALDQDRSLATIVAHTTSARGARFEVAVPVPFLRTGVFDAQNLVTIPHAKLIRRLGVLSADQLAKVEVAVRSWLGL, translated from the coding sequence ATGAGCAGTCCTAAGCGAGGGGAAGTATGGATGGTGGATTTGGGCTTGGCGGCAAAGGTCCGCCCCTGTCTGGTGCTCAGTGTGCCAGCACTCGACCAAGACCGTTCGTTAGCAACGATCGTTGCCCACACGACCAGTGCGCGAGGGGCGCGGTTTGAAGTTGCCGTCCCGGTGCCCTTTCTCCGTACGGGGGTGTTCGATGCTCAGAATTTAGTGACGATTCCTCACGCAAAACTGATCCGCCGACTTGGGGTCTTGTCAGCAGACCAATTAGCAAAGGTAGAAGTCGCGGTACGGTCATGGCTGGGGCTCTGA
- a CDS encoding 4Fe-4S binding protein, with product MEFFVDPSRCIGCQACAQACAECDSHRGISMIHLDFVDRSSSPQTTPTVCMHCDDPTCARVCPADAIKQTAEGVVQSALKPRCVGCSNCVLACPFGVPRYIPALDQMMKCDMCYDRTSAGLKPMCATVCPSGALYYGSRETIVQMRREQPTNTFVFGRRVVTTKVSLMVSANTSALEVDIASFLPSPEDPSAGNNPQQVAA from the coding sequence ATGGAATTCTTCGTCGATCCGTCCCGTTGTATTGGCTGTCAGGCCTGCGCGCAGGCGTGCGCCGAATGCGACAGCCACCGCGGCATCTCTATGATCCATCTGGATTTTGTCGATCGCTCGAGCTCGCCGCAAACGACACCGACCGTGTGCATGCACTGCGACGACCCCACCTGCGCGCGGGTGTGCCCCGCCGATGCGATCAAACAGACGGCGGAAGGGGTGGTGCAGTCGGCCTTAAAGCCGCGCTGTGTCGGCTGCTCGAACTGTGTCTTAGCCTGCCCCTTTGGCGTGCCGCGTTACATCCCGGCGCTGGATCAAATGATGAAGTGCGACATGTGTTATGACCGCACCTCGGCGGGGCTGAAGCCCATGTGCGCCACGGTGTGCCCGAGCGGTGCGCTGTACTACGGCTCACGCGAAACCATCGTGCAGATGCGGCGCGAGCAGCCGACCAACACCTTTGTCTTTGGGCGGCGAGTTGTGACCACCAAAGTCAGCCTGATGGTCAGCGCCAACACGTCCGCCCTCGAAGTTGATATCGCCAGTTTTCTCCCATCGCCCGAGGACCCAAGCGCTGGCAACAATCCGCAACAGGTGGCCGCATGA
- a CDS encoding HigA family addiction module antidote protein — MRMYNPPHPGEVLKTLCLEPLQLSVTEAAKALGVSRKTLSAILNGRAGISPEMAVRLSLAFSTSAESWLNQQTQYDLWHAERHRKEFRVRKLAA, encoded by the coding sequence ATGCGTATGTATAATCCGCCCCATCCGGGGGAAGTGTTAAAGACTTTGTGTCTAGAGCCCCTCCAACTGAGTGTAACAGAAGCGGCCAAGGCATTAGGGGTCAGCCGAAAGACCCTCTCGGCGATTCTCAACGGACGTGCGGGGATTAGTCCAGAGATGGCCGTGCGCTTATCGCTCGCTTTCAGTACTTCAGCCGAGAGTTGGCTGAATCAACAGACGCAGTACGACCTGTGGCATGCCGAGCGACATCGGAAAGAATTTCGCGTTCGGAAACTCGCGGCGTAG
- a CDS encoding MFS transporter — MNKVNHLGVLAAIGAAALATTLIVLGSQGLRHFDWALLPYALATIFSAAAVAYRCAAWLQRPPTKRYWHQGWRLWRTGRILPNTAYVGQFAVNNFAAQRFIAQRGRMRWVAHLCLSWGSMMAFAITFPLVFGWIHFETPADNLSIYHVVFLGVKVQEFPAHSLIAFLTFNALNISAVLVLIGVCLALYRRLTDGGALALQRFGLDIVPLLLLFVVAASGLGLTISAHWLQGRGFGFIALVHAASVIILLVSLPFGKLFHIFQRPLHLGVGLYKRVGQAGPSTQCGRCGEPFASQLHVNDLKHVLSELAIENQLDGPVEHYQEICPPCRRRLLALNQGRNVGKDHGAPSFA, encoded by the coding sequence ATGAACAAAGTGAATCATCTCGGCGTCCTGGCCGCCATTGGTGCCGCCGCGCTGGCGACAACACTGATCGTGCTAGGTTCGCAGGGATTGCGCCATTTCGACTGGGCGCTCCTGCCTTACGCTCTGGCTACTATTTTCTCTGCTGCGGCGGTGGCGTACCGCTGTGCAGCTTGGCTTCAGCGTCCACCGACGAAACGGTACTGGCACCAAGGCTGGCGGCTCTGGCGTACCGGTCGAATCCTACCCAACACTGCCTATGTCGGACAGTTCGCGGTGAACAACTTTGCCGCGCAACGATTTATCGCGCAGCGCGGCCGCATGCGCTGGGTGGCGCACCTCTGTCTCTCCTGGGGCAGCATGATGGCCTTCGCCATTACCTTCCCCCTGGTTTTCGGCTGGATCCACTTCGAGACTCCGGCGGATAATCTTTCTATCTATCACGTCGTATTCCTCGGGGTGAAGGTACAGGAGTTTCCGGCCCACTCCCTCATCGCCTTCCTGACCTTTAATGCCCTCAACATTTCCGCCGTCTTGGTGTTGATCGGGGTCTGTCTGGCCCTCTACCGGAGGTTGACCGACGGTGGCGCGTTGGCGCTGCAACGCTTTGGTCTCGATATCGTGCCGTTATTACTCTTGTTTGTCGTCGCCGCGTCAGGCCTGGGCCTCACGATCAGCGCGCACTGGCTGCAGGGGCGCGGGTTTGGGTTCATTGCCTTGGTGCATGCCGCCTCGGTCATCATTCTGTTGGTGTCCTTGCCCTTCGGCAAACTGTTTCACATCTTCCAGCGTCCGCTCCATCTTGGAGTAGGGCTCTACAAACGCGTGGGGCAGGCCGGCCCATCGACACAGTGCGGACGTTGCGGCGAACCGTTCGCTTCGCAACTGCACGTCAACGATCTCAAACATGTTTTGAGCGAATTAGCGATTGAGAACCAACTGGACGGCCCGGTCGAGCACTATCAAGAAATCTGCCCGCCGTGCCGCCGCCGGCTGCTGGCGCTCAATCAAGGACGTAACGTAGGGAAAGACCATGGCGCACCTTCCTTTGCCTGA
- a CDS encoding type II toxin-antitoxin system RelE/ParE family toxin, with protein MIRSVKHKGLERFFLTGSKAGIQVQQAERLRLILGRLNAATAPEDMRLPGVDLHQLKGDRKGTWAVKVSGNWRITFTFVGKDADAVDYEDYH; from the coding sequence GTGATCCGTAGCGTCAAACACAAAGGACTGGAACGATTCTTTTTGACGGGCAGCAAAGCGGGCATCCAAGTCCAACAGGCCGAGCGGTTACGACTGATCTTGGGTCGATTAAACGCCGCCACTGCCCCTGAGGATATGCGCCTCCCCGGAGTGGACCTACATCAGCTCAAGGGAGATCGGAAGGGGACGTGGGCGGTCAAAGTCAGTGGGAACTGGCGGATTACTTTTACTTTTGTCGGAAAAGATGCCGACGCTGTCGATTATGAAGATTATCATTGA